TCGTACTTCTCCTTATTTTGAGTATTTTGAAGATGATATTCGTTCTCTTTTTGAGAAACAACACAAGTATATGTTGGATCTGAATTTAGAGATTCACGACATTGTAACTGAATGTTTAGGTGTAGATTGGAAATACCGCAAAACAGAAGAGTATCTAAAAGAAGTTTCAGCCGATGTAATTGATTTTAGAACATTAGCCAACGGCAAGAAAGATGAAAATCAATTCGAACCTTATATCCAAGTCTTTGATGATAAGAATGGATTTTTAAACAACTTAAGCATATTAGATTTGTTGTTTAATGAAGGAAGAAGCGCAGTTGCTTATTTACAACGTCAACACATAAAATAAATAGATAAACCACCTTTCGAGGTGGTTTTTTTATGCCTTTGTTTATAGAATAGTGATAGATACTTGAAAGCATAAAAAAATCCCCACTGTGAAGTGGGGATTTTTGATTATTTTCTATCAGCAGTTTCATATAATTTCATCTGAAACACTAAGTCTGTATTAGGAGGGATAGGACCAGCTCCACGCTCGCCATAAGCCATATGAGCAGGAATGAAGATAATAGCAGTATCTCCAAAATTCATTTGCTCAATACCTTCAATAAAACCTGGGATTAAGCCTGTTTTAGCTCCAAAGGTAAAAGGAATTGGGCTATATCCATTCATGTCTGCTCTGCGTTGATCAAATGCATCAAATTCCTGTGTTAAAGAAACAATGCTTGAATCAAATAAAAGTCCATTTTCAAAGAACCCTGCATAGTCAACAAATACTTCTTGACTGATTGCTGGTTTTTTACCTGCACCTTTTTCAACAATTACATAAGACAAACCTGAATCAAGTTTTGTTGCTTTGCTTTTTAAATCAGCAAATTGGCTTGCATATTTTTGTTGCGCACCTGCTAATTTATCTTCTTTTTCTTTTTTCTCTTTAGCTGCTTCTTCGAAGTAATTTTTGAACACTTTTACAGCATCAAATTTTTTCGCTTCTTTTCCTTGACGGATAATTTTTACACTTTCGATTACGTCATCTTTTACAATGCTGTTTACTACATCCATTCCTTTTACTGTGTAACCGAAAACAGAGTGTCTGTTATCTAAGAACTGAGTAGGTTTGTGTGTAATAAAGAATTGACTACCATTCGTAAAAGGACCACTGTTAGCCATAGATAAAGTTCCT
The window above is part of the Myroides odoratus DSM 2801 genome. Proteins encoded here:
- a CDS encoding peptidylprolyl isomerase, which produces MKKMTSLILSLVALVSSCTTQKSDLPDGLYADIQTNKGHIIVELAYQKAPITVANFVSLAEGKNPFVDEQYKGKQYYDGIKFHRVENDFVIQGGDPTGTGAGGPGYVFKDEFSPELTHDKPGTLSMANSGPFTNGSQFFITHKPTQFLDNRHSVFGYTVKGMDVVNSIVKDDVIESVKIIRQGKEAKKFDAVKVFKNYFEEAAKEKKEKEDKLAGAQQKYASQFADLKSKATKLDSGLSYVIVEKGAGKKPAISQEVFVDYAGFFENGLLFDSSIVSLTQEFDAFDQRRADMNGYSPIPFTFGAKTGLIPGFIEGIEQMNFGDTAIIFIPAHMAYGERGAGPIPPNTDLVFQMKLYETADRK
- a CDS encoding WbqC family protein — protein: MSNTIILHPTYFPSISHYVAMAQAEELVFEVEDNFQKQTNRNRMYIHSANGMQMLNIPIKHNKEGIHQKFKEVEIEYAFGWQKQHFKSLEAAYRTSPYFEYFEDDIRSLFEKQHKYMLDLNLEIHDIVTECLGVDWKYRKTEEYLKEVSADVIDFRTLANGKKDENQFEPYIQVFDDKNGFLNNLSILDLLFNEGRSAVAYLQRQHIK